Below is a window of Streptomyces genisteinicus DNA.
CGCGAACCAGAGCAGCGCCGCTCCGGCCACCCCGCCCGCGAGCCCCACGGCCAGGCTGATGCCGAACTGGCCGAGCTGGTAGCCCCGGCCGAGGTGGACCGGTTCCGCCGCGGCGATCGCGTGGAAGGCGAGCGCGCCGAGGATGCCGCCGATCGGGTCGATCAGCGTCCCCTCCCAGATCAGGATGCGCCGCACCCTGTCGTCGGGCCGCACGTAGTCCAGCAGCGGACCCACGACGGTGGGGCCCGAGACCACCACGATCACGCCGAGCATCACGGCCACCGACAGCTCCATGCCGAACAGCAGCGGTGCGACGGCGGCGACGGCCAGGCACGTGAGCACCACCCCGGACAGCAGCAGCCTGCCCACGATGCGGCGGGTCGGGCCGGTGAGCGCCCGCAGGTCGAGGCCGAGGCCGGCGTCGTAGAGGATCACGGCGACGGACAGCGACACCAGGGCGGAGAACGACGGGCCCATCAGCCGGTCGGGATGGACGATGTCCGTGAGCGCGCCCGCCGCGAAGCCCACCGGGAGCAGGATGATCAGGGCGGGCAGGCGCAGTCTGTTCGCCAGGATCTGGGAGCCGATGGCGAGGACCACGGTCAGGGCGAGCCCGAGAAGGACCTCGTCCTCGGTCACGGCGGCTCCCTTCGTCTCGGCTCCGGACGCCCCGGCCGCGGAGCCCGGGTGTGCCGCCGGACGGCGCGACGCCGGCGGGGCCGCCCCGGGGAACCCCGTACCCGCCGCACCCGCGGCGCGGGGCGCCGCGCGCCGGGCCCGGACACGGAGGTAGGCAACCACCGCCCCCGGCGGCGGCGGGCGCCGACAGGCCGCCGGGCCGAGGCGGCGGGGCAACTTCGTCCGAACGGACCAGCCGCGCCCGGGGCGCGCCGCGGAACCGGACCTGTGAACGGACCCGGAAGCGGACGAGGAAACGGGTGCAGGAACGGGCCCGGACCCGGATTCGGACCCCGGCGCGGGCGCGAACACGGGCACGGACCGGACACGGACAGGGACACTTGCACGGACCGGACCGGACCGGACCGGACCGGCCGCCGGTGCCGGTCCGCGCGGGGGAGCGCGCCGTCAGTGCAGCGGAGCCCCCGGCAGGCCGGCGGGCGGTTCCTGCGGCGCGAGATGGTAGTAGCGGGTGCAGCCGCTCACCATCCCGTCGTCGGCGATCGTGAACACGTCGACGAACCGCTGGCCCTGCCCGTCCCCGCCGGGGAGCACACGCCGCCCCGCCGCGACCACGTTCCGGTCCTGCGCCACGACCCGTTCGATCTCGTGCCGGGCGGTGGGCGCGGTGTGCCGCAGATGCGCCTCCAGGGCCGCCGTACGGCCGTGGGCCGGGGCGAGCCCCGGGAGTTCGAAGACCACGTGGTCGTGGAGCAGGGACGCGCAGGCGTCCGGGTCGCCCGCGTCGAGGTAGTCGTAGACCAGGCGCACATGGTCGATCCCGGCCGCGGTCACGAGATCCACCGGACCCCACAGGGCGGTTGACGCGTCGTCATGGCTGTTCACCTGTCGAGCCTCCTTTCACGTTCCGTGGAGATTCTGGGCCGACGGCCCAACCCGGCGTTATCGCCGTCCTATCCCGGAGGAGGATCTTCACGGTCCGGGATCTTCACGGCATGGACACGGAGGGGAGACATGTGGAGACTGTCCTCACGTGATCCGGACATTCCGGCGTGCCGGTGCGACCGTGGCCTGTCGGTTCATATTTCCGTGGGGGAATCAGTGGCTGACGGCATCGCGGGAAGAGACAGGGAACTCCCGGGCACGTCGTCGCTCACCTTCCGGGTGCTGGGGCCGTTACAGGTCCAGGGGGCCGGCGACCGTCCCCTGCGTGTGCCCCCGGGGCGCCAGGAGGTGATCCTCGCGGCGCTGCTGCTGGAGAGCAACCGGGTGGTCTCCACCAGCCAGCTGGTGGACCTCATCTGGGAGGACAACCCGCCGGAGACGGCCCGCACCCAGGTGCAGATCTGCGTCTCCCGGCTGCGCAAACTGCTCGCCGGGGCCGCCGGCGAGGTCTCGATCACCACCCGCCCGCCGGGATACGTCCTGCACACCGACGCGGGCAACGTGGACGCCGCCCTCTTCACCGGGCTCGTCCACAGCGCCCGGGGGCTGCGGGAGCAGGGCGAACCCGACGAGGCCGTCCGCCTGCTGCGCCACGCGGTGGCACTCTGGCAGGGCGACTGCCTCTCCGGACTCGACAGCGGCCCCCTCGCCAACCAGGCACGCCAGTTCAACGAGGAACGCCTCGCCGCCGTCGAACTGCGCATCCGCCTCGAACTCGAACTCGGCCGCCACGACCGCCTGGTGGGCGAACTCCAGCGGCTCACCTCCGAGCACCCCCTGCGCGAGAAGCTGCACGGCCTGCTCATCCAGGCCCTGTACTGGTCGGGGCGCCAGGCGGAGGCGCTGGAGGCCTTCCGTACCGCGCGCACCTATCTCGCCGAGGAGCTGGGGCTCGAACCCAGCCGCGAGCTGCGCGACCTGGAGTCGGCGATCCTGGCCGGCGAACTCCCGCCGCCCACCGGGGCCGTCCCGCGCCGCGCACCGGAGGAGAGACCCGGGGAGGAAACGGTTCGCCATGGCGGGGAGGGCGCAGCCGAACCCCCGCCGGCTTCCCCCGCCGAGAGCTCGTCCGACATCCGTCCCACCGACACGGTGCCCCACCAGCTCCCCGCGGACGTCGCCGACTTCGTCGCCGACCCTGCCCAGCTCGACGCGCTGGAGCACGCCCTCACCGCAGGCGAGGGCCGCAGCGTCGGGCTCGCCGCGGTCACGGGGAAGCCGGGCACGGGCAAGTCCGCCCTCGCCGTCCACGCCGCCCACGCCCTCGCCGAGACCGGCTTCCCCGACGGCCAGCTCTACTGCGACCTGCGCGGCACCACCGGCACCCCCACCCCGCCCGTCGAAGTCCTCGGCCGGTTCCTGCGCGCCTTCGGCATCCCGGGCCAGCTCATCCCCGAATCCCTCGACGAACGCGCCGAGATGTACCGCACCCGGCTGGCCTCCCGCCGCGTACTGGTCGTCCTCGACGACGCCGCCGGCGAGGGCCAGGTCCTCCCGCTGCTTCCCGGCAGCCGCGGCTGCGCGGTCCTCGTCACCAGCCGGGCGCGGCTCACCGCCCTGCCCGGAGCCACCCGGATCGCACTCGACGTCCTCGACGAGGACCGCGCGCTGGAACTCCTCGCGCGGATCGTCGGCCGTGAACGCGTCGCCCACGAGGCGGTCGCCGCCGAGGCCCTCGTCCGCACGGTCGGCAGGCTTCCGCTCGCCCTGCGGATCGTCGCCGCCCGGCTCGCCGCCCGCCCGCACTGGCCGCTCGCCTCCATGGTGCAGCGCCTCGCCAACGAACGGCACCGCCTCGACGAACTCGCCCACGGCGAGATGACCATGCGGGCCAGCCTGTCGCTCACCTACGAGGGACTGGCGCCGGAGGACCGGGGCCTGCTCCGGCTGCTCTCCATGGCCCAGGCCCCGACCCTGCCCAGCTGGCTGGCGGGCGCCCTGCTCGACGACCGCAGGCCCTTCCCCTCGGACCTGATGGAGCCCCTCGTCGACGTGCAGATGCTCGACGTCGCCGGTGTGGAACCGGCGGGCGGCTTCCGCTACCGCTTCCACGAGATCATCCGGGTCTACGCCCGCGAGCAGCTCGCCGCCCAGCACCCGGCGGCCGAACGGCAGGCCGCCTTCGCCCGCATGGCCGGGGGCTGGATGCACCTCGCCCAGCAGGCCCACCGCAAGGTGTACGGGGGAGACTTCACCGTCCTGCACGGCGACGCCGCGCGCTGGGAGCCGCCGTCCACGCACACCGACGAGGTGCTCGCCGACCCGCTCGCCTGGCTCGACGCCGAGCAGACCGCCCTGTGCGGCATGGTCGGCCACGCCGCGGACGAGGGACTGCACGACCTGAGCTGGGACCTCGCCACCTCGCTCGTCACGCTCTTCGAGGTCCGCGGCCACTACGACCTCTGGGAACAGACCCATCTCAGTGCGCTGTCCGCCGTCCGCAAGGCGGGCAACCTGCGCGGCACCGCCGCTGTCCGGGCCTCGCTCGGCTCGCTCTACATGAGCCGCAACCAGTTCGACACCGCGCGCCAGTCGCTGACCTCCGCACTCGACGTCTTCCAGGCGCTCGACGAGCCGATGGGCGAGGCGCTGTGCCGACGCGACCTCGCGCTCATCTCCCGCACGAGCGGCGACGACGCCGGCGCCCTGGAGCTCTACGGCCGCTCACTCGCCGACTTCGACCGGGCCGGCGACGTGGTGGGCCGCGCGATCGTCCTGACCCAGAGCGCCCACATCCGGATGCGGCGGGGCGAGATGGACGCGGCGCAGAAGCAGCTCGACGAGGCGCTCGGCATCTACGAGGACATCGGCTACACGGGCGGACGGGCCCGGACCCTTCGGCGCGTCGGCCAGCTGCTGCTCGAACAGGGCCGGACCGACCTCGCGGTCCTCACCTTCACGGAGGTGCTCGAACTGTGCCGGGAGTCCGGCGACGTGATCGGTGAGGGGCACCTGCTGTACGACCTGGGGCGGGCGTTCTCCCTGATGGGGCGCCCGGACAGAGCCAGGGACTTCTACGACCGGGCGGTGGCCGCGCGGGAACGGATCATGGATTTTAGCGGGGGCGCGCTCGCGCGCCTGGAACTCGCCCGGCTGGGGACGGAGCACCCGGGGCGTTCCCGGCAGGTGCTGACGCCGGCGGTCGAGGTGTTCCGCGAGCGGCGGATGGTGCGGGAGCTCGCCGAGGCGGAGCGGCTGCTCGGGGCCTGCTGACCCCGCGGGGCGCCGGTGTCCGGCGTCCGTTCAGTCCCAGGGGTTGTTGTCGGTGGTGCCGGTGCCCCCGGTGGAGCCCGTGCCCCCGGTGGAGCCGGAGCCGGTGGAGCCCGAGCCCGTGGAGCCCGTGCCGCCGGTGGAGCCCTCGCCCTCGTCGGTGGTGGTGTCCTGGGCGGCCGCGGCGACGGTGGCCGCCGGCGCCTCGGCCGCCCATCCGGCCTGCACACCGGCACCCGTGGCGATCACGATCAGCGCGGAGACGGCGGCGGCGCGGAGGGCGTTGCGGGTGGCGGCGGTCTTCGACATCGGGCTCTCCCTGGTTTCTGCGGGGCGGCGTTTCCTTGTGACCACCACGCTAGGAACGGCCGGATTCACGGAACCGCTCGCTCTCTTATCACCCCGCTATCACGGAACATGCCTCCGGCACGGCGGAGCCGGTTCCGCTATCACGGGCCCCCGGCCGCTATCACCCACGAGTCCCGGCCATCACAGCGGACCCACACGCCCCGTTGGTGGCCGGTTAACGACGGGATACCCCTCCGATAGGCCCGTCCAGAGGATGGGGGAGTGCAGAAGGCGAGGCACACAACGGCCCGACACGGGCCCGTCCCCGGCCCTCGTCCCCACTCGACCAGCGGGAGCACTCTCATGACGACCGGCCTCTCCCCGGAGGACACCACGGCGGCCATCGCCGCCCTCGGCACCCTCATCCGCGGCCACCGGCTCCGCATCGGCCTGACCCAGCGCGAACTCGCCGACCTCTCCACCATCAGCGTCCGCGCCATCCGCGACCTGGAGAAGGGGAAGGCCCAGCGCCCCCGCACCGACACCCTCCGCCTGATAGCCGACGGACTGAGGCTCGGCCCCCGCGCCCGCACCGCGCTGGAGGAGGCCGGCAGACGCGGACACCGGAACGGGACCGGCCGCCACCGGCCCGCCGAGCGCACCGCCCCTCCCGCGCCCCTCCACCCCCTCGTCGAGCGCCGGGCCGAGGCCGCCGTCCTCACCGAGGAACTGCGCTCCGGCGCCGAACGGCTGGTCACCCTCGTCGGACTGAGCGGCGTCGGCAAGACCCGGCTCGCCCTGGAGACCGCCGCACAGCTGCACGACGCCGGCTTCACCGTCCTCTGGCACACCGCCCCCGGAGCCGTCGCCGACTGCCTGCCGGGCGACGACGACGCCGGCACCGCCCTCGCCGCCGACTGCGCCGACTACCTGCGCGGCGACGGCTGCGCCGACGACCTGCCCCCCTCCCCGGTCGCCGGCCCCCAGGACCGCGGACCGCTCCTCGTCCTCGACGGCGTCGACACCGCCGACCTCGTCTTCCCCCGGCTCGCCCGGCTCCAGCGCGAGTACCCCGGCCTGCGACTGCTGCTGACCGCCGCCGAACCGTGGAACGTCCCCGGCGAACGGCTCTTCCTGGTCTCCCCGCTGGACGCCCCCGACCCCGCGGCCGGCATCCGCCCGGACGCCCCGGCCGTCCGCCTCTTCCTCGGCCGGCTGCGCCGCGTGCGCCCCGACCTCGTCCCCGACGAGCGCGACCTCGCCGACATCGCCTGGGTCTGCCACCGCCTCGACGGGCATCCGCTCGCCCTCGCCGCCGCCGCCTCCTGGCTCACCGTCTGCGACCTGCGCACCCTGCGCGGCATCGTCGAGTCCGATCCCGCCGCCCTCCTCGACCCGATCGCCGACGGCCGCTCCGGCCCCGGCCTCCAGGACCGCGTGACCAAGGCCCTCGCCGCCCTCCCCGCCGGCCACCGGCAGCTGATCGGCGGTCTGTGCGCCGCCGGAGCCCGGGAGTTCGAGCTCCAGGACGTGCTCCGCCTCACCGGCGAATCCCTGCCGCACTGCGGCCGCGTCATCCGCGACCTGCTCATCAGCGGCGTCGTCCGCTCCAGCAGCGACGGCGGCCGCTCCGCCTTCCGGGTGCTGTGCGTGGTGCGCGCCGCCCTGTCCGCGGCCGTTCCTGCCCCCTCCGCTGCCGCCTGACTGCCGCAGCCGCCGCGTTCCGCTCCCGTCCCGCCGGACCAACTGCCGCTCCCGCCACCCGCCCGCCGGTTGTATGGGCGCAGCCCCGCCCCACGCCGTGACCCCGACAGGAGCCCTCATGCCGTTCGACCCGCCCGTCGTACCCGCCGAGGCCCCTGTCCGGCTCCCGCTCTCCGTCGCCCAGCGCGACATCTGGACGGCGCACGCGCTCGACCCCACCGGCGTGAAGTACAACGTCGCCGAGTGCCGCGAGATCGAGGGCCCCGTCGACGAGGCGCTGATGGCCGCGGCCTGGCGACGCCTCGTCGACGAGGCGGACTTCCTGCGCACCCGCGGGTTCGAGGACGACGGCGAGCGGGTGTGGCAGCTGATCGACCCCGACGCCGGCGACCGGCACCTGCCGTTCACCGACGTCAGCGGCGCGGACGACCCCGAGGCCGCCGCCTGGGAGCTCATCGGCGACCTGATCCGGGCCCCCTTCGACCTGGCCCGCCGGCCCCCGGTGCGCTGCGCGCTGATCCGCCTGGGCGAGGAGCGGCACTTCTACTTCTACGGCTTCCACCACCTGGTCGTCGACGGCGTCGGCGTGTCGATGGCACTGTCCCGCCTCGTCGAGCTGTACGAGCGGGCCGTCGCCGGCGAACCGTGGGGCGACTCGCCGTTCGGCGCGCTCGCCGACCTCCTCGCCGAGGACGCGGCCCACCGGGAGTCCGAGGAGGCCGCCCAAGGACGCGCCGCCTGGCGCGAGCACCTGTCCGGCGCCCCGGACGCGCCCACCGGGCTCGTCCGCGGCACCGGCCGGGCCGCAGCGGCCCACGGCGGTCTGCCCTTCGCCCGCCGCAGCGTGCACATCCCGGCCGCCGACGCCGACCAGCTGCGCACCGTTGCCCGCGGCGCACGGGTCTCCTGGTCGGTCCTGCTGACGGCACTGTTCACCGTCTACCTCCACCGCGTCACCTCCCGCGACGAGCTCGTCATCGCCCTGCCCGTGACCGGCCGCACCACCCGGCTCGCCCGCAGCACCCCCGGCATGGCCTCCAACGTGGTGCCGCTGCGCCTGAAGGTCGACCCCCGGGCGACCCTCGGGGACCTGGTCCGCACCGTCGCGGCCGAGGTCAAGCACGGGCTGCGGCACCAGCTGACCCGCTACGAGGACCTGTGCCGCGACGCCGGAGCCGTCGACGGCGCCCGCCGCCTTGCCTCGCCCGTCCTCAACATCATGGGCTTCCACGGCGACCTCACCGTGTGCGGACACCCGACCGTCAACCACAACATCAGCAACGGCCCCGTCGACGACCTCTCGGTCGCCGTCCTCGACCTCGGCAGCGGGCGCGGGCTGCGCATCGACTTCGACACGCCCGTGGACGGCATCGACCCGGATGCCGTCGCCGCCCACCAGGACCGTTTCGCCGCCTTCCTCTCCACCGTCCTCGCCTCCGACGAGCCCACCGCACGGCCCGTCGCGCGACTGGGCGTCCTGACCGGGGAGGAGCACGCCCGGCTGACCGGCCCCTGGGCCGGTCCGGCCAACGGGCCGGCCGACAGCACACTCGTCGAACTCTTCGAGGAGCAGGCCCGCAGGCACCCCGCGCGCACCGCACTCGTCGACGGGGCGGCCGGCACGGACGGCAGCCCGCACGGCGGCGAGATCACGTACGGGCAGCTCAACGCGGACGCCAACCGACTGGCCCGGGTCCTGCGCGCCCGCGGACTCGGACGCGGACAGATGGCGGGCGTCCTGCTGGAACGCGGCATCCCCTTCGTCACCGCCCTCCTCGCCGTCCTCAAGACCGGTGCCGGACACGTGCTGCTGGACCCGGACTTCCCCGACGAGCGGCTGCGCTCCGCCGCCGAGGACGCCGGCATCACCCACCTCGTCACCCGTCCCGGCCTCGCCGGCCGCACGACCGGCCCCTGGACCGTCCACACGGCGGAAGCCGGCGCCACGACGCCGGAGCACCGTGCCGACGACGGCGACCTCGGCGTGGCCATCGCCCCCGACGACCCCGCCTGCCTGATGTTCACCTCCGGCTCCACCGGGCGGCCGAAGGCCATCCTCTCCTCCCACCGCAACCTCGTCGCCACCCTCGTCGGCCAGCCCTACCTGCCGGACGGGCCCGACGAGACCTGGCTCCAGTCCTCACCCGTCTCCTGGGACGCGTTCAGCCTGGAGCTCTGGGCGCCGCTCCTCCACGGCGGCCGCGCGGTCCTCCAGCCCGGCCAGAAGCCCGAACCCGCACTCGTCGCCGACCTGGCCAGGCGGCACCGCGTCACCACCGTCCTGCTCTCCGCGACCCTGTTCAACTTCCTGGTCGACGAGCACCCCGAGGCGTTCGACACGGTCATCACCGCCTTCACCGTCGGCGAAGCGGCGTCCCCCGTCCACGTGCACAAGCTGCGCCGCCTGAAGCCGGGCATCCGCGTCCTCAACGGGTACGGCCCGGCCGAGGTCATGATCTTCGCCACCACCCACACCGTCGGCGACGACGACGAGGCCCGCACCGCCATCCCCGTCGGCCTGCCCCTGGCCGACAAGCCCGCGTACATCCTGGACGCGCACCTGAACCTGTGCCCGCCGGGTGCGACGGGGGAGCTCTACGTCGGAGGCGAGGGGCTGGCCCACGGCTATCTCGGCCGGCCCGATCTGACCGCGGCGCGGTTCGTCCCCTCGCCCTTCGGTTCCGGGGGCGGCCGTCTGTACCGGACGGGGGACCTGGCGCGGTTCGACGCGCAGGGGCGGATCGTCTACGAGGGCCGGGCGGACGACCAGATCAAGATCCGCGGCTTCCGGATCGAGCCCGGCGAGACCGAGGCGGCACTGCTGACCCATCCGGCGGTGACCCAGGCCGTGGTGACGGTTCATCAGCAGCGCCTCGCCGCGTATGTCGTGCTCGGCGCCGACGGGACTCCCGACGAGATCCGCCGGCATGTGGCGGAACGCCTGCCGGAGCACCTGGTCCCCGGCTTCCTCACCGTCCTCGACCGCCTTCCCGTCACACCCAACGGAAAGATCGACAAGCGGGCCCTGCCCGAACCCGTCGCGCTCCGGGCCGAGATCCGAGCCCCGCGCAACGCCGTCGAGGAGACCCTGCTCGCCCTCTTCACCGCGGCACTCGACGCCACCGGCCCTGTCGGCATCGACGACAGCTTCTTCGCCCTCGGTGGTCATTCGCTGCTGGCTGCGCGGTTGACGAATCGTGTGGCGGAGGTGCTGGGGGTGCGGCTCACGATTCGTGATGTGTTCGCGCGTCCGACGGTGGCGGGGCTGGCTGAGGTGGTGGCCGGGCGTGAGGGCGCGGGTGGTGTGGTGCTGCCGCCGTTGGTGGCGGGGGAGGGTGCCGTCGGTGGTGGTGTGTTGCCGGTGGCGTCGTTCGCTCAGCGGCGGTTGTGGTTGTTGTCGCAGTTGGAGGGTGGGAGTGCGGCGTACAACGTGCCGTTGGTGGTGCGGTGTGCGGGTGGGCTGGATGTGGGTGTGCTGGGGGCGGCGCTGGGTGATGTGGTGGGGCGGCATGCTCCGTTGCGGACGGTGTTCGAGGTGGTGGACGGGGAGCCGCGGCAGCGGATCCTGTCACCGGACGAGGCCCGGGTGGTGGTGGAGCGTCGCCGGATCGGCGCCGCCGATCTCGACGCGACCCTCGCCGGACTGGCCGGCACGCCCTTCGATCTCGGCTCCGACCTCCCCTTGCGCGCCACGCTCCTCGACCTCGCCGACGACCGAGCCCAGGTCCTGTCGCTCGTCCTCCACCACATCGCGACGGACGGTCTGTCCAACGCGGCCTTCTTCGCGGACCTGGAGCGCGCGTATGCGGCGCGGGTCGCGGGGGCGGTGGTGTCGGTGCTGGAGGTGCCGGCGGTGCAGTACGCGGACTATGCGGCGTGGCAGCGGCGGGTGTTGGGGTCTGCGGGTGATGAGGGGAGTGTGCTGGGGGGTGAGCTGGGGTTCTGGCGGGAGGCGTTGAGGGGTCTTCCGGAGGAGCACGGTCTGGGGTTGGACCGTCCGCGGCCGGCGGTGGCGTCGCACCGGGGTGGTGAGGTGCAACTGGACTTGGGACCGGGGTTGTTCGCGCGGGTGGTGGAGTTCGCGCGGGTGGAGGGGTGCACGCCGTTCATGGTGGTGCATGCGGCTCTGGTGGCGGCGTTGTCGCGGCTGGGGGCGGGGTCGGATCTGGCGATCGGCTCGCCCGTGGCGGGTCGCACCGACGAAGCGCTCGCCGAGCTGGTGGGGTTCTTCGTGAACACGCTGGTGTTGCGGACGTCGAGTGCGGGTGATCCTTCGTTCCGTGAGTTGCTGGGGCGGGTGCGGTCGGCGGATCTGGACGCGTTCGCGCATCAGGAGGCGCCGTTCGATGCGGTGCTGGAGGCGGTCAACCCGTCCCGGACCCTCGCCCGTCACCCCCTCTTCCAGATCTGCCTGACCCTGGAGACCGCGGGTGCCCCCGCACTCGCCCTGCACGGAGTGCCGACCGCACGGGTGGAGACCGTCTCGGGCGGATCGGCCAAGTTCGACCTCGAGTTCTTCCTGCGCTCCGACGACGGGACGTCCCTGACCGCCACCGTGATCTTCGCCGCGGATCTCTTCGACGAGGCGACGGTGCGGCGGATGGGGGAGGTGCTGGGGCGGGTGCTGGACCAGGCGCTGGACGCGCCGGAGGTCCGGTTGTCGCGGCTGGAAACGCTGTCGGCCGGTGAGCGGGAGCTGCTGACGGGTGCGTGGGCGGGGACGGTGGCCGAAACCGGTGATCTGTCGCTGGTCGAGCGGTTCGAGGCGCGGGTGGCCGAGGGTCCGGAGCGGACCGCGCTGGTCGACGGCGACCGGCAGGTGTCCTACGCCGAACTCAACGCGTCGGCCAACCGGTTGGCCCGGCATCTGCGGTCCCACGGGCTGGGGCGCGGTGATCTGGCGGGTGTGCTGCTGGAACGCGGTGCCGACTTCGCCACCGCGGTCGTCGCGGTGGTCAAGACCGGCGCGGGCTACACGCTGCTGGACCCGGACTTCCCCGACGAGCGGCTGCGCTCCGCGGCCCAGGACGCCGGCATCACCCACCTCGTCACGGCACCCGGGCTCGCCGCACGGCTCGACGGACCGTGGACACCGGTCACCGCGTCGGCAGCCGAGCTGACCGTCCTCGCATCGCACGACCTCGGCCTGGAGGTCACCGGCGACGACACGGCGTGCGTGATGTTCACCTCGGGTTCGACGGGGCGTCCGAAGGGGATTCTGTCGTCGCACCGGAATCTGGTGTCGACGGTGAGCGGTCAGACGTACGGCCGGTTCGGGCCGGGGGAGGTGTTCCTGCAGTGCTCGCCGGTGTCGTGGGACGCGTTCAGTCTGGAGTTCTGGGGCGCGTTGCTGCACGGCGGTGTGTCGGTGCTCCAGCCGGGGCAGCGCCCGGAGCCGGCGCTGATCGCGGAGCTGTCGCGCCGGCACGGGGTGACGATGCTCCAGCTGTCGGCGAGCCTGTTCAACTTCCTGGTGGACGAGCACCCCGAGGCGTTCGACACGGTGACGGTGGCCTTCACCGGCGGCGAGGCGGCGTCCCCCGCCCACGTCCACAAGCTCCAGCGTCTGCGGCCCGCCGTCGAGGTGGTCAACGGGTACGGTCCGGCCGAGTCCATGGGCTTCACCACCACCCACGCCATCCCGCGCGGCGACGCACCGCCCGCCCTCGTGCCGGTGGGTGTGCCGCTTGTCAACAAGGGCGCCTACATCCTCGACTCGCACCTGAACCTGTGCCCGCCCGGTGTGACGGGCGAGCTGTACCTCGCCGGCGAAGGCCTGGCCCACGGCTACCTCGGCCGCCCCGACCTGACCGCCTCCCGCTTCGTGCCCGACCCGTACGGCACCAAGGGAGCCCGCCTCTACCGGACCGGTGACCTGGCGCGGTTCGACGCCGGGGGGCGGATCGTCTACGAGGGCCGGGCGGACGACCAGATCAAGATCCGCGGCTTCCGCGTCGAGCCGGGGGAGACGGAGGCGGCACTGCTGACCCATCCGGCGGTGACGCAGGCGGTGGTGACGGTGTATGAGCACCGGCTGGCCGCCTATGTGGTGCTGGACGTGGAGGCGGAGCTGGAGGAGATCCGCCGGCACACCGCCGACCGCCTCCCGGACCATCTGGTCCCCACCTACCTGACGGTGCTGGAGCGGATGCCGCTCACACCCAACGGCAAGGTCGACAAGCGGGCCCTGCCCGAACCGGCCCCCTTCGCCACCGGCGGGCGCGCCCCGCGCACCCCGCTGGAGGAGACCCTGCTCGCCCTCTTCACCGGCACCCTCACCACCACTGAACCCCTCACCGTCGATGACGACTTCTTCCACCACGGTGGTCATTCGCTGCTGGCTGCGCGGTTGACGAATCGGGTGGCGGAGGTGCTGGGGGTGCGGCTCACGATTCGTGATGTGTTCGCGCGTCCGACGGTGGCGGGGCTGGCTGAGGTGGTGGCCGGGCGTGTGGGCGCGGGTGGTGTGGTGCTGCCGCCGTTGGTGGCGGGGGAGGGGGCCGTCGGTGGTGGTGTGTTGCCGGTGGCGTCGTTCGCTCAGC
It encodes the following:
- a CDS encoding nuclear transport factor 2 family protein, with the protein product MNSHDDASTALWGPVDLVTAAGIDHVRLVYDYLDAGDPDACASLLHDHVVFELPGLAPAHGRTAALEAHLRHTAPTARHEIERVVAQDRNVVAAGRRVLPGGDGQGQRFVDVFTIADDGMVSGCTRYYHLAPQEPPAGLPGAPLH
- a CDS encoding AfsR/SARP family transcriptional regulator, with translation MLGPLQVQGAGDRPLRVPPGRQEVILAALLLESNRVVSTSQLVDLIWEDNPPETARTQVQICVSRLRKLLAGAAGEVSITTRPPGYVLHTDAGNVDAALFTGLVHSARGLREQGEPDEAVRLLRHAVALWQGDCLSGLDSGPLANQARQFNEERLAAVELRIRLELELGRHDRLVGELQRLTSEHPLREKLHGLLIQALYWSGRQAEALEAFRTARTYLAEELGLEPSRELRDLESAILAGELPPPTGAVPRRAPEERPGEETVRHGGEGAAEPPPASPAESSSDIRPTDTVPHQLPADVADFVADPAQLDALEHALTAGEGRSVGLAAVTGKPGTGKSALAVHAAHALAETGFPDGQLYCDLRGTTGTPTPPVEVLGRFLRAFGIPGQLIPESLDERAEMYRTRLASRRVLVVLDDAAGEGQVLPLLPGSRGCAVLVTSRARLTALPGATRIALDVLDEDRALELLARIVGRERVAHEAVAAEALVRTVGRLPLALRIVAARLAARPHWPLASMVQRLANERHRLDELAHGEMTMRASLSLTYEGLAPEDRGLLRLLSMAQAPTLPSWLAGALLDDRRPFPSDLMEPLVDVQMLDVAGVEPAGGFRYRFHEIIRVYAREQLAAQHPAAERQAAFARMAGGWMHLAQQAHRKVYGGDFTVLHGDAARWEPPSTHTDEVLADPLAWLDAEQTALCGMVGHAADEGLHDLSWDLATSLVTLFEVRGHYDLWEQTHLSALSAVRKAGNLRGTAAVRASLGSLYMSRNQFDTARQSLTSALDVFQALDEPMGEALCRRDLALISRTSGDDAGALELYGRSLADFDRAGDVVGRAIVLTQSAHIRMRRGEMDAAQKQLDEALGIYEDIGYTGGRARTLRRVGQLLLEQGRTDLAVLTFTEVLELCRESGDVIGEGHLLYDLGRAFSLMGRPDRARDFYDRAVAARERIMDFSGGALARLELARLGTEHPGRSRQVLTPAVEVFRERRMVRELAEAERLLGAC
- a CDS encoding helix-turn-helix domain-containing protein yields the protein MTTGLSPEDTTAAIAALGTLIRGHRLRIGLTQRELADLSTISVRAIRDLEKGKAQRPRTDTLRLIADGLRLGPRARTALEEAGRRGHRNGTGRHRPAERTAPPAPLHPLVERRAEAAVLTEELRSGAERLVTLVGLSGVGKTRLALETAAQLHDAGFTVLWHTAPGAVADCLPGDDDAGTALAADCADYLRGDGCADDLPPSPVAGPQDRGPLLVLDGVDTADLVFPRLARLQREYPGLRLLLTAAEPWNVPGERLFLVSPLDAPDPAAGIRPDAPAVRLFLGRLRRVRPDLVPDERDLADIAWVCHRLDGHPLALAAAASWLTVCDLRTLRGIVESDPAALLDPIADGRSGPGLQDRVTKALAALPAGHRQLIGGLCAAGAREFELQDVLRLTGESLPHCGRVIRDLLISGVVRSSSDGGRSAFRVLCVVRAALSAAVPAPSAAA